In a genomic window of Treponema primitia ZAS-1:
- a CDS encoding fibronectin type III domain-containing protein: MKREESGMIKGIADRKTVGKVRCLALRSLRISTSSLLISFVLLLCLAGCENDLMNDDDTGAIPRPAPDELTLIPGDSKIEVRWTKVATATGYELYYSAGLDPDAAERWPLIDVNESRLVSALITGLTNGTACNVWVRTVFPHGVSDYSILESAAPLPPPETAPEFIAVESGDEQLGLSWNTVAGAASYEVYYSITEIPPSQTLAGLDPGPDKGLVPIAADTTAVSAEYLLNGLTNGSPYYLWVRAANSAGRSGFSTPISGTPVGAAAPPNAAVISTIIGGDRRLTLIWPAVSWAKSYSVYYSDTATPPAEPVPDTALRLSVTGKTVSAVISGLSNGQEYFVWVMAHNAKGDSPHSNASKGTPEAKAPVDLDNVNFVIGSAAEEFIFAEEGNGDRLTQKKETALANLYADGLNWYIREHPELYGPIDFVLLVGRYTRGGSLRKGTITVGTIKGIVNSAGPVVTSSPFTMLTLTADQVTRLFQAAAGVSHSGNGGHNTGAWGVVSEEVSYSIDYANHPTHSSGELVPDSLKINGEAPNRSYRIATLNYLVDAMDDLDYAPVLLEASATGNKKAYTYPIWQAVAEYVYQQDLPLHPNDYLKADKPRVTRVNDVNVK; the protein is encoded by the coding sequence ATGAAGAGGGAGGAATCAGGGATGATCAAGGGGATTGCAGACAGAAAGACTGTGGGAAAGGTACGATGTTTGGCATTACGATCATTGCGAATTTCTACTTCCTCACTCCTCATTAGTTTTGTTTTACTGCTCTGTTTGGCCGGGTGTGAAAATGATCTCATGAATGACGACGACACCGGGGCCATCCCCCGGCCTGCGCCGGATGAGCTTACCCTTATACCGGGTGACAGCAAAATTGAAGTGCGGTGGACCAAAGTTGCCACCGCCACAGGCTACGAGCTTTACTACAGCGCCGGTTTGGACCCCGATGCGGCGGAGCGCTGGCCCCTGATCGATGTGAACGAAAGCCGCCTAGTCAGCGCCCTTATCACAGGGCTGACCAACGGAACTGCCTGCAATGTGTGGGTCAGAACCGTGTTTCCCCATGGGGTTTCGGATTACAGCATCCTTGAAAGCGCCGCCCCTTTGCCGCCCCCGGAAACCGCGCCGGAATTTATTGCCGTAGAAAGCGGGGATGAACAGCTTGGCCTGAGCTGGAACACCGTGGCCGGGGCTGCATCCTACGAAGTGTATTACAGCATAACCGAGATACCCCCGTCTCAGACTCTTGCCGGCCTGGACCCCGGCCCGGACAAGGGGCTGGTCCCGATTGCCGCCGACACCACTGCGGTATCCGCAGAATACCTGCTTAACGGCCTCACCAACGGCTCTCCCTATTACCTCTGGGTCCGGGCGGCAAACAGCGCCGGTCGTTCCGGCTTCTCCACCCCCATAAGCGGAACCCCGGTTGGCGCAGCCGCTCCCCCCAACGCCGCGGTGATCAGCACAATCATCGGCGGGGACCGCCGCCTCACCCTCATCTGGCCCGCCGTCAGCTGGGCCAAGTCCTATTCGGTCTATTACAGCGATACCGCCACCCCGCCGGCAGAGCCGGTTCCCGATACCGCACTCCGGCTCTCCGTGACAGGCAAAACCGTGAGCGCCGTTATCAGCGGTCTCAGTAACGGACAGGAATACTTTGTGTGGGTCATGGCCCATAATGCCAAGGGGGATTCACCCCACAGTAATGCGAGTAAAGGAACCCCGGAGGCAAAAGCGCCGGTCGACCTGGACAATGTAAATTTCGTTATCGGCAGCGCCGCAGAGGAATTCATCTTTGCCGAAGAGGGCAACGGTGACCGGCTGACCCAGAAAAAGGAAACCGCCCTGGCCAACCTCTATGCGGACGGCCTCAACTGGTACATTCGGGAACACCCGGAACTCTACGGCCCCATTGACTTTGTATTACTGGTTGGCCGCTACACCCGGGGCGGCTCCCTCAGAAAGGGAACCATAACCGTAGGAACCATCAAGGGCATAGTCAACAGCGCCGGCCCGGTGGTTACCAGCTCACCCTTTACCATGCTCACCCTCACCGCCGATCAGGTAACCCGTCTCTTCCAGGCCGCCGCCGGGGTATCCCACAGCGGCAACGGCGGCCACAACACCGGCGCCTGGGGAGTAGTCTCTGAAGAAGTATCCTACTCCATCGACTACGCCAACCACCCCACCCACTCATCGGGTGAACTGGTCCCGGACAGTCTCAAAATAAACGGCGAAGCCCCCAACCGCTCCTACCGCATTGCCACCCTGAACTATCTGGTAGACGCCATGGACGATCTGGACTATGCCCCGGTACTCCTTGAAGCCTCCGCAACCGGCAACAAGAAAGCCTACACCTATCCCATATGGCAAGCCGTAGCAGAATATGTATACCAACAAGACCTCCCCCTGCACCCCAACGACTACCTCAAAGCGGACAAGCCCAGGGTTACCAGGGTAAATGATGTCAATGTCAAGTAG
- a CDS encoding fibronectin type III domain-containing protein has translation MRNDNKITRKRQPVVFSFLLLANLALLALTGCQNDSDSGGSSEADAPPEIGALTLKRLPAQNAFTARWETAGAAPSGLSYELVYNESGTAPAAEASGYPAADREYTVSGGLTGGATYHVWVRSVLESARGPWSAEKSIKLLRDETGITFRIELFDQTRFGVVQNDTVRVILPVNTPAPWLFSPRLSLAEGAALASGSPASGAEQDFSDPANPVRYTVIAENGREQIYTVDMSIGDESGMEILWNTALPDLEGPLMLSRSGEENRSFITTVYEKCTWYVDGLLKGSNTSYRLRAVDYPAGTHFLTLNAYVRYGVDLVPWSGELVFTVTD, from the coding sequence ATGAGAAATGACAACAAGATTACAAGGAAAAGGCAGCCGGTGGTTTTCTCATTCCTGCTGCTCGCAAACCTGGCGCTCCTTGCCCTTACGGGCTGTCAAAACGATTCAGACTCCGGGGGGAGCAGCGAAGCTGATGCCCCCCCGGAGATTGGCGCCCTTACCCTGAAACGCCTTCCGGCGCAGAATGCTTTTACTGCCCGCTGGGAAACTGCCGGGGCGGCGCCTTCGGGACTGAGCTACGAACTGGTCTACAATGAAAGCGGTACAGCCCCGGCGGCGGAAGCCTCAGGGTACCCCGCTGCAGACCGGGAATACACCGTATCAGGGGGCCTGACCGGGGGCGCCACCTACCATGTGTGGGTCCGCTCGGTCCTGGAAAGCGCCAGGGGTCCCTGGAGTGCGGAGAAAAGTATAAAACTGCTGAGGGACGAAACGGGCATTACCTTCCGCATTGAGCTGTTTGATCAGACCCGCTTTGGGGTGGTACAGAACGATACGGTACGGGTGATCCTGCCCGTCAATACCCCTGCGCCCTGGCTCTTCAGCCCCCGCCTGTCCCTGGCCGAGGGGGCTGCCCTGGCTTCCGGATCACCAGCATCCGGTGCGGAACAGGATTTCAGCGATCCCGCTAATCCGGTACGGTATACGGTGATCGCGGAAAACGGCAGGGAACAGATCTATACCGTCGATATGTCCATCGGAGACGAAAGCGGCATGGAAATTCTCTGGAACACCGCCCTGCCGGACCTGGAAGGCCCCTTGATGCTTTCCCGGTCCGGTGAGGAAAACAGAAGCTTTATCACCACGGTATATGAAAAATGTACCTGGTATGTGGACGGGCTGCTTAAGGGCTCCAATACCAGTTACCGGCTGCGGGCCGTTGATTACCCTGCGGGAACCCATTTTCTCACCCTGAACGCCTATGTCAGGTATGGGGTTGATCTGGTCCCCTGGTCCGGGGAACTGGTTTTTACGGTTACTGATTAG
- a CDS encoding leucine-rich repeat domain-containing protein, protein MKRMRFMIGTGILVGLLGLWLGSCGNGFGPEQNGNDGTVYLYLSGVAGVDLPAQGNLRTLVPSDMDGQYYQLRFTPLEAGMEAVDAEANTSRFIIKLPAGTWNIAARGWHSKDDAEALPLLPLLRGVGQVTVKTAEVLNAQIVMYPLETGEGTLGYTIRFPGDTVSAFLRVYALPGIAAAEAEEEDETESADTDAVTGASQQNDAVTGATPTGQSAAATTLAAEPEETDPLPVALVDLLQGATREADGTLLKSGSLNLGSGFYRIALDLATDGPDGEAPSLLRKSEIAHIYDGTETPAAYTITADQFTPGKVFTTTADLKTWLAAQPENTADAPYMATLNGLDLSSSDTAALFDALSRYVALDLRGSTGGAEKKFAGLTEVEGWARGRYLVSLVLPDAIETIGNAAFLGCSSLHYLKLPGQLKAIGESAFRGCPFPSITLPAGLNAIGEGAFANCTGLREADLSFLTLTSLGTRAFQSCTALESAKLPTSGLPGKRLPEAVFGGCTALTAVSLSPGLETINGFIGCTALSSLELPLSLKTIEDFAFSGTALTPDLALLVNLETLGAQAFRDCTALRTVSLPASLKTIGKGAFQGCINLALAEIPESLADQIDRETFFACRLVQFKLGSAAPNPALVRTRDGLKTLVTMPSAAGDLILPEGIEKIADYCFYSYSSIGKLTLPDSLIEIGTLAFQSCRGLTLDALPPKLTTLGKGAFASCPSLSRLELPASIQSIGIEAFTTCSSLTLIIHAETPPSAGQSFTAYTDISIYVPDAKLDAYKTAGAEWVQVADRIKPISALPTS, encoded by the coding sequence ATGAAAAGAATGCGGTTCATGATTGGTACGGGGATTCTGGTTGGGCTTTTGGGGCTCTGGCTTGGGAGCTGCGGGAATGGTTTCGGTCCTGAACAGAATGGCAATGACGGAACAGTGTACCTGTATTTAAGCGGGGTAGCGGGAGTTGATTTGCCGGCCCAGGGGAACCTGCGGACCCTGGTGCCATCGGATATGGATGGCCAGTACTACCAGTTGCGCTTTACCCCCCTGGAAGCGGGGATGGAGGCGGTGGATGCCGAGGCGAATACCTCCCGGTTCATCATCAAGCTTCCCGCCGGGACCTGGAATATCGCTGCCCGAGGATGGCACAGTAAGGATGACGCGGAAGCGCTTCCCCTGTTACCATTACTGCGGGGCGTTGGACAGGTAACGGTGAAGACGGCGGAAGTCCTGAACGCCCAAATCGTAATGTACCCCCTGGAAACCGGGGAAGGAACCCTGGGCTACACAATTCGTTTCCCCGGGGATACGGTTTCTGCGTTTCTGCGGGTCTATGCCCTGCCGGGAATTGCCGCCGCTGAAGCCGAAGAAGAAGATGAAACTGAAAGCGCTGATACGGATGCCGTTACCGGAGCTTCCCAACAAAACGATGCGGTCACCGGGGCCACCCCCACCGGACAAAGCGCCGCTGCTACCACCCTTGCCGCCGAGCCGGAGGAGACGGACCCTCTGCCGGTTGCGCTGGTAGATTTACTCCAGGGCGCAACACGCGAAGCAGACGGGACCCTGCTGAAAAGCGGTTCCCTGAACCTGGGAAGCGGTTTCTACCGCATAGCCCTGGACTTGGCTACAGACGGGCCTGACGGGGAAGCGCCAAGTCTTTTGCGGAAAAGCGAAATTGCCCATATTTATGATGGCACAGAAACCCCGGCGGCCTACACCATTACGGCGGATCAGTTTACCCCGGGGAAAGTCTTTACCACCACCGCAGACTTAAAGACCTGGCTTGCGGCCCAGCCTGAAAACACGGCGGACGCCCCCTATATGGCAACGCTAAACGGCCTGGATCTGAGCAGCAGCGATACTGCGGCCCTCTTCGATGCCCTCAGCCGCTATGTGGCCCTGGACCTGCGGGGGAGTACCGGCGGCGCGGAAAAAAAATTCGCCGGCCTGACGGAAGTTGAGGGTTGGGCCAGGGGGCGGTATCTGGTGTCCCTTGTTCTGCCCGATGCTATCGAAACCATCGGGAACGCCGCTTTTCTCGGCTGTTCGTCCCTGCACTACCTCAAGCTGCCCGGCCAGTTGAAGGCCATTGGTGAAAGTGCTTTCCGGGGATGCCCCTTTCCTTCTATAACATTACCCGCAGGTTTAAACGCCATAGGAGAGGGGGCCTTTGCGAACTGTACCGGGCTGCGGGAAGCGGACCTTTCTTTCCTTACCCTGACCAGCCTGGGAACCCGGGCCTTCCAAAGCTGCACCGCCCTGGAAAGCGCCAAACTGCCCACCAGTGGCCTGCCCGGTAAGCGGCTGCCGGAAGCTGTTTTTGGGGGCTGTACCGCCCTTACCGCCGTAAGCCTGAGCCCGGGCCTGGAAACCATCAACGGGTTCATCGGCTGCACTGCCCTGTCCAGCCTGGAACTCCCCCTAAGCCTTAAAACCATAGAGGATTTTGCATTTTCAGGTACCGCATTGACGCCGGATTTGGCGCTTCTGGTAAACCTGGAAACCCTGGGGGCCCAGGCGTTCAGGGACTGCACTGCCCTGCGCACGGTCAGCCTGCCTGCAAGCCTTAAAACCATTGGAAAGGGAGCCTTTCAGGGATGCATAAACCTGGCCCTGGCGGAAATCCCCGAATCCCTGGCGGACCAGATTGACCGCGAAACCTTTTTTGCCTGCCGCCTCGTACAGTTCAAGCTCGGGTCCGCAGCCCCAAACCCCGCCCTTGTCAGGACCAGAGACGGTCTTAAAACACTGGTGACCATGCCTTCCGCCGCCGGGGATTTGATCCTCCCCGAGGGGATTGAGAAAATTGCGGATTACTGCTTTTATAGCTACTCCTCCATTGGAAAGCTCACCCTGCCCGATTCACTCATCGAAATCGGGACCCTTGCCTTCCAGAGTTGCCGGGGCCTTACCCTGGACGCCCTGCCACCGAAGCTGACAACCCTGGGCAAAGGCGCCTTTGCGTCCTGCCCCTCCCTGTCCAGGCTGGAGCTGCCTGCGAGTATCCAGTCCATCGGCATTGAAGCCTTCACGACCTGTTCTTCATTAACGCTGATTATCCACGCCGAAACGCCGCCCAGTGCGGGACAGAGTTTTACCGCGTATACAGACATAAGCATCTATGTGCCTGACGCCAAGCTTGACGCCTATAAAACCGCCGGGGCGGAGTGGGTACAGGTTGCCGACCGGATTAAGCCAATAAGCGCACTGCCAACGAGTTAG